TACCCCATGGGCGGAGTGATGCCTGCCAGTGAACGGCTAAAGCTGTTGGACTGGGCCAGCAAGACGCAATGCTGGATTTTAGAAGATGACTACGACAGCGAATTTTCCTTTAAGCACAAACCTGTCGCCGCTCTCCAAGGAATGGCAGAGCATACCCCGGTTATCTATATGGGCAGTTTCAGTAAAAGTCTGCAGCCCGGCCTGCGTTTAGGTTACATGATCGTTCCCAAACCCTTTGTACAGGCATTTGCTCGAGCAAAGGAAATACTCTCCGGCCACTCCCCCCTACTTGCCCAGGCGGTTGTTGCCGACTTTATTGACGAGGGACACTTCGTACGACACCTGCGTAAAATGCGCATCAACTATCGGGAAAAATGGCTGCATTTTTGCGATTTGGCACGAGATAAACTGGAACCCCAGGCGCAGCTCATCGCAAGTAGCGCCGGAATGCACGTGGTACTCGCCACGCCCGGCAGGAATGACCTAGAACTGTCAAAGCAATTAGCCCAGCACCGCTTCGGTAGCACGCCACTTTCTTTTTTCTATCCCGACAAATCATTGAACCATGGCCTGGTATTAGGGTTTGCCAATACCAGTAAACAACAGCGAGAGGACTGTATAGATCTTCTGCAGAGTTTTTTGACACACTCATTCAGATAGCAAACTTTTTTGGCACAAGTATTGATCTATGGGGATCGAATTCAACTAGGCTAGGGTTTATGCACAATTCCAGCCAAACTTTAGATACTAACCAAACAAAAACGGCAACCTCGCCAACAGCATGGCTAGCCATGATAAGCCTTTTTTTAGGCGCCGCCTGTATCCAACTGGTCATTATGCGCTACCTGAATGGCGAGATGGCGCCACAGGCCTTTGCAGCCGCATTAGAGCAGCTTATTCGAACGGAAGAAGTCCCCGCAGCCCTTAAATCTTTAGCCATATTTTTTACCCCACACATCACCAGCCTGACCTACTCACTGCATTTTGCCATTCTACTTGCCGGGGTACTCTTAATATTGCGGGTATTGATGACCCTAGGCGCCCTACTTATGTTTGTGAGTTTCATATTATTATGGGGCTTTACTTATATGGGCGAAAATAGCTGGTTCTTTGAATTTTTATCACCGGCTTTATATGCATTAGTCTTAGCAGTAAGCAGCTGTAGCTTCACCCCAAATATTCAGAAACCATCCGATCAGGCCTCATCTTATCCAACGCCCTATCACCAGCGTCTATTGGGCAGTATTCTGGCACCCGATATAAGCTTTTTGTCCTGGTGCCTCTGGGTGATTGTGGCATCTAGCGTGTTTTTCGCGATATTTTTGATGTCGCGCAACGGCGGCAATCACATACTTCTAGCCAGCCTTTTATCCAGTATCACCATTGCCGTCCTAGTAATACTTTCAAAATTTTTAGACCGATATCGCATGGTCTTACAGACAGAACAATCCAACCTACTGCTAGGGCGTTGGATTAACCTATTCACCATCACCATTGGTGTTATGTTGATTTTCCAGGTTTATGAAGACAGCTTACTGAACTGGTTTACCGTAGAGGGCTATAGAGGGCTGGTGGACTCCTATGTAGAATACGGAAACACCCCGCTATGGTTTCGCAACGCATTAGCCTGGGTTGCAGAGCATGCCAATATTTTTATGCCCATTCAAAGGATTTTCGAAGTCTCTGCCGCAATCTGTATGGTCATATTAGTTTTTCGGTTCCCTATTTTTCTATTAACTACCGGACTATTCGCCATTCTCTCCTTTACCGAATTTGGAGTAACCAATGTTTGGCCCCCAGCCCCTGGCAAGCCCCCGGCCTGGGTGTTTGAGCTACTACTCACAACTTTAGTGAGCTTAACCTGTGGCCTTTATTATCTTTTTGATGCTTTGAAATGCAAATCCTGGCGTTACTGGCTGCTTGGTTCCAAGGTGTTTGAATCCATATCTAAGCTGGATAAATATCTATTGTTTATCTTGTTTTTCATCCTGGAAATAATTGTATTTTCAGTGAGCCCATCCAGCAAAGAAAACGATATAATAGCATTGCACTTGGCAGCACTCACACTGATTCCTTTATTTTATATATTGATACTTATAGATATTTATAGAAAAGACAGCACAAAACACTAATCATCAATCAGACTTAATCTTGGCTAAACTGATAAGCGTCCATTCGCGGCTCTCTACTCTTTTATCCACATAATTTATTCACACAAAAATTTAGCACAGGAATCAGAAAAACCTAAACCAAAGGCTTGGATAAAAATTCAATATCAAAAACAGATTACTAAAGAATTAAAAGCTTATTAAAGCTGAACACAGCATTTCCATATTAAAAAAACAGACATACTCTGAGACATACAACTTGGTTGTCAATAGAGGCTTATCTTTACTACTTGAAACCAAGTTAGAAAAATTAAGCCATTTATTTAAAAGATACCCCACCAAGGTTTTCTCTACAATTTATTTCAAAACTTTAAATACTGTTTAGACAGGAGGACATGGACATTACTTGTCATGCCCTAGTTTTAGAACTAAACAAAAATATGATTCAAGAGATAACTTAGCACCTCATCATCTTCGACAACTAATCTTTCAAGCAGATCAAGATGATCACGATTATTTGCAATGATAAAATGACAGGGATTTCCGGACTTTAATAGCTTTTCTTGATACTCCTTTGTCTGACGAAAAACTCAGGGGTATCAAATTCAGGTACTATCAAATGTAGTGGACAGAGCTTTCTACCTTCTCTTAGCAGCATTAACTGTGGGCTTACCTTCTCCGCCGACTCCATTGACATATTAATCGTGTCATTGACAAAGCTATTCACCAGTGGACGGATATCGAAAAGCCCAGCCAGAGAAAATGCGCCTTTGAACTTATCCTGCGTAGATTTTGAAATATCAAACTGGCTCCAATCTGTCTGATGTAACATCCCTACTAACTGACCACCTGCCGAGTGCCCCACCAGGTAAACTGCAGACGTACCTCTCAGCTCTGCCTCTTTAAGTACCTTAGCCATTGCATACTGTGTCTGTTTTACTATGGACTCCATAGGCACGCCATTATTCCAATCCTGGGCCATACGATAACCAGGCATATAAACAGCAATCCCTTTTCTATTAAAAGGCTCAGCCAGGAAAGAAAACTGCTCTTTTGAGAACCATTGCCACCAACCTCCGTGGATATAAATGACTATGGGTGCATCTTCAGCAACATTCTCAGGCCTAAAAATATCCATTGAGCCTGATAATTCCCCTTCCCCAAAACTAACTGTTTGTAGTCCACCTTTGATCGCCTGTCGGTAATTGGAGCTGTGACTCTCTGTGAATTCTACATGAGCTGGTAACAATTTTTCTGGCGGCAAACGATGATTCCACAGAGTCGGATTGTACTGTTCGTCAGTTTTTTCCCGGGTAAAACTATTCCAATATTCGTTCATGTTATATCCTTTCACTTCGCATTTTTGTCCAAGGCTTCAAAATGGTCCTCACGCAGGCGCATAGTGCCGTCCTCCTGGAGAACCCAGAGCTCTCGTGTAATTACTCCTTGCGCGTTATTCATTCTCCAGTTGCTGGAAAGTACGGTTGAAGTGTCATCTATTGCCTCGATTTTTGTATCCAGGTAAGTCACATCTGAGAACCCCTGAGCCACAAGATTTTCCCAGAAAGCCTGTATCTGCTCCCGCCCCTGGAATAGCCCAAATGGCTTGGCCATCATTTGCGCATCCTTTTCGTACATAGAAGCGCAGCCTTCTGCATTTCCTTGGTTGAAAAATGACTTCCAACGC
The DNA window shown above is from Microbulbifer variabilis and carries:
- a CDS encoding alpha/beta hydrolase, with amino-acid sequence MNEYWNSFTREKTDEQYNPTLWNHRLPPEKLLPAHVEFTESHSSNYRQAIKGGLQTVSFGEGELSGSMDIFRPENVAEDAPIVIYIHGGWWQWFSKEQFSFLAEPFNRKGIAVYMPGYRMAQDWNNGVPMESIVKQTQYAMAKVLKEAELRGTSAVYLVGHSAGGQLVGMLHQTDWSQFDISKSTQDKFKGAFSLAGLFDIRPLVNSFVNDTINMSMESAEKVSPQLMLLREGRKLCPLHLIVPEFDTPEFFVRQRSIKKSY
- a CDS encoding YybH family protein — its product is MNKALIEKTVIASERWKSFFNQGNAEGCASMYEKDAQMMAKPFGLFQGREQIQAFWENLVAQGFSDVTYLDTKIEAIDDTSTVLSSNWRMNNAQGVITRELWVLQEDGTMRLREDHFEALDKNAK